A single window of Microbispora hainanensis DNA harbors:
- a CDS encoding helix-turn-helix transcriptional regulator, with amino-acid sequence MKRRDALVRELESAGCLSARELASRLGVSKSTVVRDVAKLREAGVPIRLDQGGYALAGPDLVKRAIDRALRGRHVLRLEYVNSKGVPTVRDVEPSICLGGRGGHWYLVAWCRLRDDVRVFRLDRISWAEVMDERFPEPGRDRLAELAEAVGG; translated from the coding sequence ATGAAACGCCGCGACGCGCTGGTGAGGGAGCTGGAATCCGCCGGGTGCCTGTCGGCCCGCGAGCTCGCCTCGCGCCTCGGCGTCAGCAAGAGCACCGTCGTGCGCGACGTCGCGAAGCTCCGGGAGGCCGGTGTCCCCATCCGGCTCGACCAGGGCGGGTACGCGCTCGCGGGCCCCGACCTGGTGAAGCGCGCCATCGACAGGGCGCTGCGCGGGCGGCACGTGCTGCGCCTTGAGTACGTCAACAGCAAGGGTGTGCCCACCGTCAGGGACGTCGAGCCGAGCATCTGCCTCGGAGGGCGGGGCGGGCACTGGTATCTGGTGGCGTGGTGCCGGTTACGCGACGACGTCCGCGTCTTCCGGCTCGACCGGATCTCCTGGGCCGAGGTCATGGACGAGCGTTTCCCCGAGCCGGGCCGCGACCGGCTGGCCGAGCTCGCCGAGGCCGTCGGCGGCTGA
- a CDS encoding PHP domain-containing protein, which produces MDPVEALKRIAFLLERAGEPTYRVRAFRGAAAAIEGLPREELVRLARTGGLTGMRGIGKVTALAITEALDGAVPTYLRRLEDTKDVDLDEAAQALRSALRGDFHSHSDWSDGGSPIEEMADAARALGHEYLALTDHSPRLTIANGLSADRLRRQLDVVAELNERYAGEGGPPFRILTGIEVDINADGSLDQEPELLGRLDVVVASVHSLLRMEAADMTRRMVTAVADPDVDVLGHCTGRVVRGRGRPESRFDAEVVFEACRRFGVAVEINSRPDRLDPPKRLMRLAYEMGCEFAIDSDAHAPGQLDWQRFGCERAALCGIPPERIRNTRSWEVVAGMG; this is translated from the coding sequence GTGGACCCCGTCGAGGCGCTCAAGCGCATCGCCTTCCTGCTCGAACGGGCCGGCGAGCCGACCTACCGCGTGCGCGCCTTCCGCGGCGCCGCCGCCGCGATCGAGGGCCTGCCCCGGGAGGAGCTCGTACGGCTCGCGCGCACCGGCGGCCTGACCGGCATGCGGGGCATCGGCAAGGTGACGGCCCTGGCCATCACGGAGGCGCTGGACGGCGCCGTGCCGACCTACCTGCGGCGGCTTGAGGACACCAAGGACGTCGACCTGGACGAGGCCGCGCAGGCGCTGCGGTCGGCGCTGCGCGGCGACTTCCACAGCCACTCCGACTGGTCGGACGGCGGATCGCCGATCGAGGAGATGGCCGACGCCGCCCGCGCGCTCGGTCACGAATACCTGGCGCTGACCGACCACTCACCCCGGCTGACCATCGCGAACGGTCTGTCCGCCGACCGGCTGCGGCGTCAGCTCGACGTCGTCGCCGAGCTCAACGAGCGGTACGCGGGGGAGGGCGGCCCGCCGTTCCGGATCCTGACCGGCATCGAGGTGGACATCAACGCCGACGGCTCGCTCGACCAGGAGCCGGAGCTGCTCGGACGGCTCGACGTCGTGGTGGCGAGCGTCCACTCGCTGCTGCGGATGGAGGCCGCGGACATGACCCGGCGGATGGTCACGGCGGTGGCCGACCCCGACGTGGACGTCCTCGGGCACTGCACCGGCCGCGTCGTACGCGGACGCGGGCGGCCTGAGTCGCGGTTCGACGCCGAGGTCGTCTTCGAGGCGTGCCGGAGGTTCGGCGTCGCGGTGGAGATCAACTCCAGGCCCGACCGGCTCGACCCGCCCAAGCGCCTGATGCGGCTGGCGTACGAGATGGGCTGCGAGTTCGCGATCGACTCCGACGCGCACGCGCCCGGCCAGCTCGACTGGCAGCGGTTCGGGTGCGAGCGCGCCGCCCTGTGCGGGATACCGCCCGAACGCATCCGTAACACCCGGTCCTGGGAGGTTGTCGCAGGCATGGGGTGA
- a CDS encoding glutathionylspermidine synthase family protein, which translates to MRRLSSAPREDWAALVESQGLAFHRSAHPEGLTRPYWDESVHYVFTMDEVLALEEQVEELHRMCLAAADHIVTSGRFADLGIPPHCRAAVAESWRRRDPHVFGRFDLRYDGTGPAKLLEYNADTPTSLVESSVVQWFWLKDVYPEDDQWNSIHERLVDRWKSLTLQTGPAHFAWTSADETGEEAMTIGYLQETAEQAGLVTAAIAMEDIGWDALNHRFVDMEHRVVRTLCKLYPWEWIVAEPFAPHALAQQVSMTWIEPLWKMLLSNKALLAILWELYPGHPNLLPAYLDGPRELAGGPGYVRKPLLGREGASMRISAPGVEVETEGDYGTEGFVYQEFLPLPDFDGWRPVLGAWVVDDESAGVGIRETAGLVTDDTSSFVPHRIHG; encoded by the coding sequence GTGCGCAGGCTGAGCTCGGCGCCCAGGGAGGACTGGGCCGCCCTCGTCGAGTCGCAGGGGCTCGCGTTCCACCGCTCCGCCCACCCCGAGGGCCTCACCCGGCCCTACTGGGACGAGAGCGTCCACTACGTCTTCACGATGGACGAGGTCCTGGCGCTGGAGGAGCAGGTCGAGGAGCTGCACCGGATGTGCCTGGCGGCGGCCGACCACATCGTGACCTCCGGCCGGTTCGCCGACCTCGGCATCCCCCCGCACTGCCGCGCGGCCGTCGCGGAGTCGTGGCGGCGGCGCGACCCGCACGTCTTCGGCCGGTTCGACCTGCGGTACGACGGCACGGGCCCGGCCAAGCTGCTGGAATACAACGCCGACACCCCGACGAGCCTGGTCGAGAGCTCCGTCGTGCAGTGGTTCTGGCTGAAGGACGTCTATCCGGAAGACGACCAGTGGAACTCGATCCACGAGCGCCTGGTCGACCGCTGGAAGTCGCTCACGCTCCAGACCGGCCCGGCCCACTTCGCGTGGACCAGCGCCGACGAGACGGGCGAGGAGGCGATGACCATCGGCTACCTCCAGGAGACCGCGGAGCAGGCCGGGCTGGTCACTGCGGCGATCGCCATGGAGGACATCGGCTGGGACGCGCTCAACCACAGGTTCGTCGACATGGAGCACCGGGTCGTCCGCACGCTGTGCAAGCTGTATCCCTGGGAGTGGATCGTCGCCGAGCCGTTCGCGCCGCACGCGCTCGCCCAGCAGGTCTCGATGACGTGGATCGAGCCGCTGTGGAAGATGCTGCTGTCCAACAAGGCCCTGCTGGCGATCCTTTGGGAGCTCTATCCGGGCCACCCGAACCTGCTGCCCGCCTACCTCGACGGTCCCCGTGAGCTGGCCGGTGGGCCCGGCTACGTACGCAAGCCGCTGCTCGGCCGCGAGGGCGCCTCGATGCGGATCTCCGCACCGGGCGTCGAGGTGGAGACCGAGGGCGACTACGGCACAGAGGGCTTCGTCTACCAGGAGTTCCTGCCGCTGCCGGACTTCGACGGCTGGCGTCCGGTGCTCGGGGCGTGGGTCGTCGACGACGAGTCGGCCGGAGTCGGCATCCGGGAGACCGCCGGCCTCGTCACCGACGACACGTCCTCTTTCGTCCCCCACCGCATCCACGGCTGA